In Lutra lutra chromosome 5, mLutLut1.2, whole genome shotgun sequence, a single genomic region encodes these proteins:
- the HK3 gene encoding hexokinase-3 isoform X2 yields the protein MFHIASCSLVLQHFGRLFIVLYISHASLFPSFQVSGMPNIAREELKPEESEQLLLLPGGHPPLWNHMDSIGPVGLRQREGAPGCSQEGLPCPSDSSELVLACLQQFKVTETQLRQIQASLLCSMEHALGGQASPASSVRMLPTYVGSTPHGTEQGDFVVLELGATGASLRVLWVTLVGNEGHRMEPRSQEFVIPPEVMLGPGQQLFDFAARCLSEFLDAIPMDKKGLQLGFSFSFPCHQTGLDRSTLISWTKGFRCSGVEGHDVVQLLRDAIKRQGAYSIDVVAVVNDTVGTMMGFEPGFGPCEVGLVVDTGTNACYMEEARHVAVLDEDRGRVCVSVEWGSFSDDGVLGPVLTTFDHALDQESLNPGAQRFEKMIGGLYLGELVRLVLAHLAQQGVLFDGCTSSALLTHGSILLEHVAEMEDPLAGAARVHAILQDLGLSVGASDAKLVQYVCATVLTRAARLCAAALAAVLSRLRHSRELQMLQIAVATGGRVFERHPSFLSILQETVMLLAPECDVSFIPSVDGGGRGVAMVTAVAARLAAHRRLLEETLAPFRLNHEQLAVVQAQMREAMVKGLRGEASSLRMLPTYVRATPDGTERGDFLALDLGGTNFRVLLVRVTAGGVKITSQVYSIPEYVAQGSGQQLFDHIVDCIVDFQQKQGLNGQSLPLGFTFSFPCRQLGLDQGILLNWTKGFNASDCEGQDVVCLLREAIGRRQAVELNVVAIVNDTVGTMMSCGYEDPRCEVGLIVGTGTNACYMEELRNVAAVAGDSGHMCINMEWGAFGDDGSLDLLRTCFDANVDQASINPGKQSFEKMISGMYLGEIVRHILLHLTSLGVLFRGQQTQRLQTRDIFKTKFLSEIESDSLALRQVRAILEDLGLPLTSDDALMVLEVCQAVSQRAAQLCGAGVAAVVEKIRENRGLEELTVSVGVDGTLYKLHPHFSSLVAATVRKLAPRCVVTFLQSEDGSGKGAALVTAVACRLAQMACV from the exons ATGTTCCACATTGCCTCTTGCTCGTTAGTACTTCAACATTTTGGAAGATTGTTTATTGTACTATATATTTCTCATGCTAGCCTCTTCCCATCTTTCCAG GTCAGTGGGATGCCTAACATTGCGAGAGAAGAGCTCAAGCCTGAAGAAAGTGAACAACTGCTGCTTCTCCCGG GTGGCCACCCTCCATTGTGGAACCACATGGACTCCATTGGGCCAGTAGGGTTGCGGCAAAGGGAAGGAGCTCCTGGCTGCTCCCAGGAAGGCTTGCCCTGCCCCTCAGACAGCTCTGAGCTG GTGCTGGCATGTCTACAGCAATTCAAGGTGACGGAGACACAGCTACGGCAGATCCAAGCCAGCCTCCTGTGCTCTATGGAGCACGCACTGGGGGGGCAGGCCAGCCCTGCCTCTTCTGTCCGGATGCTGCCCACATATGTGGGGTCCACCCCACATGGCACTG AGCAAGGAGATTTTGTGGTGCTGGAGCTGGGGGCCACAGGGGCCTCACTGCGTGTTCTGTGGGTGACCCTGGTGGGCAATGAGGGGCATAGGATGGAGCCCCGGAGTCAGGAGTTTGTGATCCCTCCAGAGGTGATGCTGGGTCCTGGTCAGCAG CTCTTTGACTTTGCTGCCCGCTGTCTGTCTGAGTTCCTGGATGCAATCCCCATGGACAAAAAGGGTCTGCAGCTTGGGTTCAGCTTCTCCTTCCCTTGTCACCAGACTGGCCTGGACAGG AGCACCCTTATTTCCTGGACCAAAGGTTTTAGGTGCAGCGGTGTGGAAGGCCATGATGTGGTCCAGTTGCTGCGAGATGCCATCAAGAGGCAGGGG GCCTACAGCATCGACGTGGTTGCCGTGGTGAATGACACAGTGGGCACCATGATGGGCTTCGAGCCAGGGTTTGGGCCCTGTGAGGTCGGGCTTGTTGTAG ACACTGGCACCAATGCATGTTACATGGAGGAGGCAAGGCATGTGGCAGTGCTGGATGAGGACCGGGGCCGCGTCTGCGTCAGCGTTGAGTGGGGCTCCTTCAGTGATgatggggtcctgggaccagtgCTGACCACCTTTGACCATGCCTTGGACCAAGAGTCCCTGAATCCTGGTGCCCAGAG GTTTGAGAAGATGATTGGGGGCTTGTACCTGGGTGAGCTGGTGAGGCTTGTATTGGCTCACCTGGCCCAGCAAGGGGTCCTCTTTGATGGCTGCACCTCCTCCGCCCTGCTGACCCACGGCAGCATCCTCCTGGAGCATGTGGCTGAGATGGAGGA CCCCTTGGCTGGGGCAGCCCGTGTGCATGCCATCCTGCAGGACTTGGGCCTGAGTGTGGGGGCCTCGGACGCCAAGCTCGTGCAGTATGTGTGTGCAACCGTGTTGACTCGGGCTGCCCGGCTCTGTGCCGCCGCCCTGGCTGCTGTTCTCTCCCGCCTCCGGCACAGCCGGGAGCTGCAGATGCTTCAGATTGCTGTGGCTACCGGAGGCCGAGTGTTTGAGCGACACCCAAG TTTCCTCAGCATCCTGCAGGAGACCGTGATGCTCCTGGCCCCAGAATGTGATGTCTCCTTCATTCCCTCTGTGGATGGGGGTGGCCGGGGTGTGGCAATGGTGACTGCTGTGGCTGCCCGCCTGGCTGCTCACCGGCGCCTGCTGGAAGAGACCCTGGCACCTTTCCGGTTGAACCATGAGCAGCTGGCAGTGGTGCAGGCACAGATGCGGGAGGCCATGGTCAAGGGTCTCCGAGGGGAGGCCTCATCCCTCCGCATGCTACCCACTTATGTACGGGCCACACCTGATGGCACTG AACGTGGGGACTTCCTGGCCCTGGACCTGGGGGGCACCAACTTTCGGGTCCTCTTGGTGCGTGTGACAGCAGGAGGTGTGAAGATCACCAGCCAGGTCTATTCCATCCCAGAGTATGTGGCCCAGGGCTCTGGACAGCAG CTCTTCGACCATATCGTGGACTGCATTGTGGACTTCCAGCAGAAGCAGGGCCTGAATGGGCAGAGCCTCCCACTGGGTTTCACCTTCTCCTTCCCATGCAGGCAGCTTGGCCTCGaccag GGCATCCTCCTAAACTGGACAAAGGGTTTCAATGCATCCGACTGTGAGGGCCAAGACGTTGTGTGTCTGCTGCGGGAAGCCATCGGGCGAAGACAG GCAGTGGAGCTGAATGTGGTTGCCATTGTCAATGACACGGTGGGGACCATGATGTCCTGTGGCTATGAGGATCCCCGTTGTGAGGTCGGCCTCATCGTTG GAACTGGCACCAATGCCTGCTACATGGAAGAGCTTCGGAATGTGGCAGCTGTGGCTGGGGACTCAGGCCATATGTGCATCAATATGGAGTGGGGTGCCTTTGGGGATGACGGCTCTCTGGACTTGCTTAGAACCTGCTTTGATGCAAATGTGGACCAGGCATCCATCAACCCTGGCAAGCAGAG CTTTGAGAAGATGATCAGTGGCATGTACCTGGGGGAGATCGTCCGCCACATTCTCTTGCATTTGACCAGCCTTGGAGTTCTCTTCCGGGGCCAGCAGACCCAGCGCCTTCAGACCAGGGATATCTTCAAGACCAAGTTTCTCTCTGAGATTGAAAG TGACAGCCTGGCTCTAAGGCAGGTCCGAGCCATCCTGGAGGATCTGGGGCTGCCCTTGACCTCGGATGATGCCCTGATGGTCCTGGAGGTGTGCCAGGCTGTGTCCCAGCGGGCTGCTCAGCTCTGTGGGGCGGGTGTGGCTGCTGTAGTGGAGAAGATCCGCGAGAACCGGGGCCTAGAAGAGCTGACTGTGTCCGTAGGGGTGGATGGGACCCTCTACAAGCTGCATCCCCA ctttTCCAGCCTGGTGGCAGCCACTGTGAGAAAGCTGGCCCCTCGCTGTGTGGTCACCTTCCTGCAGTCAGAAGATGGGTCCGGCAAAGGTGCAGCCCTGGTCACTGCAGTTGCCTGCCGCCTTGCCCAGATGGCCTGTGTTTGA
- the HK3 gene encoding hexokinase-3 isoform X1 — MFHIASCSLVLQHFGRLFIVLYISHASLFPSFQVSGMPNIAREELKPEESEQLLLLPGGHPPLWNHMDSIGPVGLRQREGAPGCSQEGLPCPSDSSELPVSPQVLACLQQFKVTETQLRQIQASLLCSMEHALGGQASPASSVRMLPTYVGSTPHGTEQGDFVVLELGATGASLRVLWVTLVGNEGHRMEPRSQEFVIPPEVMLGPGQQLFDFAARCLSEFLDAIPMDKKGLQLGFSFSFPCHQTGLDRSTLISWTKGFRCSGVEGHDVVQLLRDAIKRQGAYSIDVVAVVNDTVGTMMGFEPGFGPCEVGLVVDTGTNACYMEEARHVAVLDEDRGRVCVSVEWGSFSDDGVLGPVLTTFDHALDQESLNPGAQRFEKMIGGLYLGELVRLVLAHLAQQGVLFDGCTSSALLTHGSILLEHVAEMEDPLAGAARVHAILQDLGLSVGASDAKLVQYVCATVLTRAARLCAAALAAVLSRLRHSRELQMLQIAVATGGRVFERHPSFLSILQETVMLLAPECDVSFIPSVDGGGRGVAMVTAVAARLAAHRRLLEETLAPFRLNHEQLAVVQAQMREAMVKGLRGEASSLRMLPTYVRATPDGTERGDFLALDLGGTNFRVLLVRVTAGGVKITSQVYSIPEYVAQGSGQQLFDHIVDCIVDFQQKQGLNGQSLPLGFTFSFPCRQLGLDQGILLNWTKGFNASDCEGQDVVCLLREAIGRRQAVELNVVAIVNDTVGTMMSCGYEDPRCEVGLIVGTGTNACYMEELRNVAAVAGDSGHMCINMEWGAFGDDGSLDLLRTCFDANVDQASINPGKQSFEKMISGMYLGEIVRHILLHLTSLGVLFRGQQTQRLQTRDIFKTKFLSEIESDSLALRQVRAILEDLGLPLTSDDALMVLEVCQAVSQRAAQLCGAGVAAVVEKIRENRGLEELTVSVGVDGTLYKLHPHFSSLVAATVRKLAPRCVVTFLQSEDGSGKGAALVTAVACRLAQMACV; from the exons ATGTTCCACATTGCCTCTTGCTCGTTAGTACTTCAACATTTTGGAAGATTGTTTATTGTACTATATATTTCTCATGCTAGCCTCTTCCCATCTTTCCAG GTCAGTGGGATGCCTAACATTGCGAGAGAAGAGCTCAAGCCTGAAGAAAGTGAACAACTGCTGCTTCTCCCGG GTGGCCACCCTCCATTGTGGAACCACATGGACTCCATTGGGCCAGTAGGGTTGCGGCAAAGGGAAGGAGCTCCTGGCTGCTCCCAGGAAGGCTTGCCCTGCCCCTCAGACAGCTCTGAGCTG CCTGTTTCTCCCCAGGTGCTGGCATGTCTACAGCAATTCAAGGTGACGGAGACACAGCTACGGCAGATCCAAGCCAGCCTCCTGTGCTCTATGGAGCACGCACTGGGGGGGCAGGCCAGCCCTGCCTCTTCTGTCCGGATGCTGCCCACATATGTGGGGTCCACCCCACATGGCACTG AGCAAGGAGATTTTGTGGTGCTGGAGCTGGGGGCCACAGGGGCCTCACTGCGTGTTCTGTGGGTGACCCTGGTGGGCAATGAGGGGCATAGGATGGAGCCCCGGAGTCAGGAGTTTGTGATCCCTCCAGAGGTGATGCTGGGTCCTGGTCAGCAG CTCTTTGACTTTGCTGCCCGCTGTCTGTCTGAGTTCCTGGATGCAATCCCCATGGACAAAAAGGGTCTGCAGCTTGGGTTCAGCTTCTCCTTCCCTTGTCACCAGACTGGCCTGGACAGG AGCACCCTTATTTCCTGGACCAAAGGTTTTAGGTGCAGCGGTGTGGAAGGCCATGATGTGGTCCAGTTGCTGCGAGATGCCATCAAGAGGCAGGGG GCCTACAGCATCGACGTGGTTGCCGTGGTGAATGACACAGTGGGCACCATGATGGGCTTCGAGCCAGGGTTTGGGCCCTGTGAGGTCGGGCTTGTTGTAG ACACTGGCACCAATGCATGTTACATGGAGGAGGCAAGGCATGTGGCAGTGCTGGATGAGGACCGGGGCCGCGTCTGCGTCAGCGTTGAGTGGGGCTCCTTCAGTGATgatggggtcctgggaccagtgCTGACCACCTTTGACCATGCCTTGGACCAAGAGTCCCTGAATCCTGGTGCCCAGAG GTTTGAGAAGATGATTGGGGGCTTGTACCTGGGTGAGCTGGTGAGGCTTGTATTGGCTCACCTGGCCCAGCAAGGGGTCCTCTTTGATGGCTGCACCTCCTCCGCCCTGCTGACCCACGGCAGCATCCTCCTGGAGCATGTGGCTGAGATGGAGGA CCCCTTGGCTGGGGCAGCCCGTGTGCATGCCATCCTGCAGGACTTGGGCCTGAGTGTGGGGGCCTCGGACGCCAAGCTCGTGCAGTATGTGTGTGCAACCGTGTTGACTCGGGCTGCCCGGCTCTGTGCCGCCGCCCTGGCTGCTGTTCTCTCCCGCCTCCGGCACAGCCGGGAGCTGCAGATGCTTCAGATTGCTGTGGCTACCGGAGGCCGAGTGTTTGAGCGACACCCAAG TTTCCTCAGCATCCTGCAGGAGACCGTGATGCTCCTGGCCCCAGAATGTGATGTCTCCTTCATTCCCTCTGTGGATGGGGGTGGCCGGGGTGTGGCAATGGTGACTGCTGTGGCTGCCCGCCTGGCTGCTCACCGGCGCCTGCTGGAAGAGACCCTGGCACCTTTCCGGTTGAACCATGAGCAGCTGGCAGTGGTGCAGGCACAGATGCGGGAGGCCATGGTCAAGGGTCTCCGAGGGGAGGCCTCATCCCTCCGCATGCTACCCACTTATGTACGGGCCACACCTGATGGCACTG AACGTGGGGACTTCCTGGCCCTGGACCTGGGGGGCACCAACTTTCGGGTCCTCTTGGTGCGTGTGACAGCAGGAGGTGTGAAGATCACCAGCCAGGTCTATTCCATCCCAGAGTATGTGGCCCAGGGCTCTGGACAGCAG CTCTTCGACCATATCGTGGACTGCATTGTGGACTTCCAGCAGAAGCAGGGCCTGAATGGGCAGAGCCTCCCACTGGGTTTCACCTTCTCCTTCCCATGCAGGCAGCTTGGCCTCGaccag GGCATCCTCCTAAACTGGACAAAGGGTTTCAATGCATCCGACTGTGAGGGCCAAGACGTTGTGTGTCTGCTGCGGGAAGCCATCGGGCGAAGACAG GCAGTGGAGCTGAATGTGGTTGCCATTGTCAATGACACGGTGGGGACCATGATGTCCTGTGGCTATGAGGATCCCCGTTGTGAGGTCGGCCTCATCGTTG GAACTGGCACCAATGCCTGCTACATGGAAGAGCTTCGGAATGTGGCAGCTGTGGCTGGGGACTCAGGCCATATGTGCATCAATATGGAGTGGGGTGCCTTTGGGGATGACGGCTCTCTGGACTTGCTTAGAACCTGCTTTGATGCAAATGTGGACCAGGCATCCATCAACCCTGGCAAGCAGAG CTTTGAGAAGATGATCAGTGGCATGTACCTGGGGGAGATCGTCCGCCACATTCTCTTGCATTTGACCAGCCTTGGAGTTCTCTTCCGGGGCCAGCAGACCCAGCGCCTTCAGACCAGGGATATCTTCAAGACCAAGTTTCTCTCTGAGATTGAAAG TGACAGCCTGGCTCTAAGGCAGGTCCGAGCCATCCTGGAGGATCTGGGGCTGCCCTTGACCTCGGATGATGCCCTGATGGTCCTGGAGGTGTGCCAGGCTGTGTCCCAGCGGGCTGCTCAGCTCTGTGGGGCGGGTGTGGCTGCTGTAGTGGAGAAGATCCGCGAGAACCGGGGCCTAGAAGAGCTGACTGTGTCCGTAGGGGTGGATGGGACCCTCTACAAGCTGCATCCCCA ctttTCCAGCCTGGTGGCAGCCACTGTGAGAAAGCTGGCCCCTCGCTGTGTGGTCACCTTCCTGCAGTCAGAAGATGGGTCCGGCAAAGGTGCAGCCCTGGTCACTGCAGTTGCCTGCCGCCTTGCCCAGATGGCCTGTGTTTGA